Genomic window (Flavobacteriales bacterium):
TGCCCTTGGCGCTGCTGGTGGAGAATGCGGACGGAGTGGAATCGAACCTCCGCCGGTTGAGTTTCACCCCGCGCTATTACAGCCCGGCGTACTCCATCGCAAACGCTCGGATGGCCGGGGAGCTTCGTGAAAAAGGTATCGGGCTGCTGGTCTGGACAGTGAACGACATGGCCGACATGTGCCGGATGCTGGACCTCGAAGTGGACGGCCTCATCACGGACAAGCCAAGGGAGGCCATGGCGCTGATCGCCTCGCGTCAGTGACCCGCCTTGATCAGCAGATCCGAAATAGCCGCCTCCAGCGCATCAAGGTCCGCCGACCATAGTTGCTTGTTCTGTTCCGCACCTGTCGTCATGAGCCTTGCGCACAACGGCGTGAAACGTTCCTGATCAAAACTGATGAGCTGCGGCTTCAGGGAATGCACCACACGGACCACTTTCGCGTGATCTGCCTGTTCACGGGCCTGTTGCAGCGTGGCCAAGCGTTCCGGCGCTGACTTGCGGAACATCGCCACCACCACCGGGTCCATGGCTTCATCCAAGGCAATTGCCGGAGCTTCATACAGACCGCTTTCAGGAATGGCGCAGACCACGTCTTCCCGATCAGGGAGCTCCTTCAACCGGTTGACCGGTTTCTTCAAGGCTTCGATCTCGCTGCGCAAGGCTTCGATGGAAGTGCGGAGCTTGCGGCTCGTGCTTCCCATGCGGTAGAGCAGGCCGATCACCAGCAACAGGCCCACGCCCGCCGTGGCCAGCGCGATCCACATCCAACGGTCCGCGTTACGTTGCACCTCCAACAGCGCCTCTGCGATCCGCCGCTCACGCCCGGCCCCTGCTTGAACTGAACTGTCCTTGACCGCCATTAGGCGGGCCATCGTCATGGTATGTTGGTCGTTCAGGCTGTCCCGTTGGCGTGCTGCGCTGAGGCGTTCCAGCGAATCACTCAGCAAGGCTTCCGTGTAAGCGGAGGCACTATTCCCAGCGTTGTCATAGCGCTGGGCGAGTTCCCGATGGGCTACTGATCCCAGGTCGGGACGGCCCATGTCATTGGCGATCGCAAACGCTTGCTTCAACAGTTTCACAGCCTCGGTCTTGCTCACCAAGGGTACCAAGCGCATTCTTCCCGAGAAGGCTGCCGGAAGGTCACCCGTGCTGTCCGCCAGGACCAATGATGTGCGCTGTTCAGCGACCTCGGCCTTCAAGCTGTCCGCTGCACTGGTCCGGCTTTGAGCGGGCAATACCAAGGCGCATCCCACACAAAGGAGGGACAGGGACCATCGCCGTGCTCGGCTTGAAAGGGTGCGGACCATGGGGCGAATCTATCGCCAGACCGCACTTGTTCCGTTTGTACGCCACATAGTGCAAGGCCGTAGCTTTCCGCCCGATCCGACCGCATCCCATGGGCACCTTCGCCACCTTCTCCCTGCTGATCGTAATTGCGGCGCTCTTCGCCTACGTGAATTTCCGGGTGCTGAAGCTGCCTTCTTCGATCGGCCTGATGTTCTTGGCCCTGCTGTTCTCGGTGCTGCTGGTAGCGGTTGGCAAAATGATGCCGCACGTGTTGGGCGACATGCAATCACTGGTGCAGCATCTTGATCTTTCACGCCTGCTGATGAACAACATGCTGGGTTTCCTGCTTTTCGCGGGAGCGATCCACATCAAGCTTGACATACTGCGACAGGAGAAATGGGCGGTGATGGCGCTTTCCACGGTGGGCGTGATCACGAGCACGATGCTGGTGGGCACCGTGATGTTCTACCTGTTGGCGGCCTTTGGCATCCCGATGGAATACCTGCACTGCCTTCTCTTCGGCGCGCTCATCTCCCCCACCGATCCCATCGCGGTACTCGGTATTTTGAAGGAGGCGAAGGTTCCGCCCTCATTGGAGATGAAGATCGCCGGGGAATCGCTCTTCAACGATGGCGTGGCGGTGGTGGTGTTCCTCACCATTCTGGAGATCTCCGAAAGTCCCGCGTCATTCGGGTGGTCCGAAGTGGCTGTGTTGTTCGTGCAGGAGGCCGTCGGCGGCATCGCGTTCGGCCTGGTCATCGGCTACATCACTTTCGTGATGATGCGCAGCATCGACAACTACAAGGTGGAGGTGCTGCTTTCGTTGGCAGTGGTGATGGGCGGGTATGCGCTGGCCCAGGCGCTGCATGTCTCCGGGCCCTTGGCGATGGTAGCGGCAGGGATCCTCATCGGCAACCACGGCAAGAAGCATGCGATGAGCAAGATCACCGAGGAATACGTGGACAAATTCTGGGAGCTGATCGATGAGATCCTCAACGCCATGCTCTTCGTGTTGATCGGGCTGGAGCTGCTTGTGGTGAAACTGGACCCGATCCACTTCGTCGTTGGCGGCATCGCGATACTGCTGATCCTCGTGGTGCGCTACGTCTCGGTCTGGGTGCCCGCACAGCTCATCCGGTTCAAGGAGCGGATGCACCACCCCACCCTGCTTATGCTCACCTGGGGCGGCCTGCGCGGGGGCATCTCCATCGCCATGGCGATCTCCCTGGGCGACACGTTCGATCGCGGCCTGTGGATCACGCTCACGTACATCGTGGTCACCTTTTCCATTCTCGTGCAAGGCATGACCATCGGCAAGCTGGCACGCCGGTTGGCGAAGCGTCAGAAGGTGCAAAAGGCTAATTCACCACGAAGCGCGCGGTAGTGCGTGAGCGCTGTTCGATCAGCGGCTCCTTGCCGTTCAGCAGCCGCTTCAGCGTGGCCTCGTCGTAGTGGCGCACGGTGATCAGCTCGCAACTCTCGTTGTAGCGCACCTCATAATCCTTCCGTAGTTCCTCGATAAGCTGTCGGGCACGGGGTGAATCATCCACCGCAACGCTGAAGGCCAAGGCACTGTTCTGCATCAGCTCGATGCGCACCTGCCGATCAGCGAAGCTTTTGAAGATGCCGCTGAGGTTCTCCTCCACGATGAAGCTGAGGTCGCGCGGGGTGATGCTGATGAGGAGTTGCTTCGGCTTCACGATGAAGGAAGGCACGAGCGTGTCGCGGTCCGTGGCATCACTGATGGTGCTTCCTGCGACCTCCGCATCCAAGAAGGAGCGCACGTAGAGCGGAATGTTCTTGCGCTGCAAGGGCTGCAGGGTGCGGGGATGGATCACGCTGGCACCGAAGTAGCTGAGCTCGATCGCCTCGCGGTAACTGATATGCTCCAACAAGGTGGTATCGGCGAACCGGTTGGGATCGGCATTGAACATGCCGGCTACATCCTTCCAGATGGTCACGCTTTCGGCATCCAAGAGATAGGCGAAGATCGCTGCGGAGAAATCCGAGCCTTCACGGCCGAGCGTGGTGGTGGTGCCGTCCTTCGCCCCGCCGATAAAGCCTTGCGTCACCACACGGAACGGCGCGTCCGGAACATGGGCGCGCAGGATCGCTGCCCCGTCGGCGCTGGCTTCCCAATCCACTGACGCGCTGCGGTGCCTCCCGTCCGTCCGGACCACGGTGCGGGCATCCCACCACGCGCTCGTGATCCCGGAGGCGTCCAAGTGGGCCTTGACGATCACGCTGCTCCAGAGCTCTCCGAACGACACCACTTGATCGTAGTGCAGGTCAATATCCTTCGTGGCCGGATGCTTCAGGATGGCCCGCAAGGCATGAAAGTGGTTGGTCAAGAGCTTCCCGGCTCCCTCATCATGCGGGGCGACCTCATGGAGCACTTCGGAATGTACCTGTTCCAAAGCGTCCACTTTGTCATCGGTCGGTCGGCCGTCGATCCACGCCCATACCACTTCCTCCAGCGCATTGGTGGTCTTGCCCATCGCGCTCACCACGATCACGAGGTCGTCAAGCCCGTACCGCTTCACCACCTCCGCCAGATTGCGCACACCTGCCGCGTCCTTCACGCTGGCACCGCCGAACTTAAAGACTTTCATTGCGCCGCAAGTTTACTGAGCTGCGCCTTGTCCAAGCGGCCGTTCACCCATTGCCCGTCCAGCTCTGCGCCCAAGCGCTTGTAAAAGCGGATGGCACCTTTGTTCCAGTCGAGCACCTGCCAGGTCATGTGGTGATAGTCGCGCTTCACCGCTTCCTCCGCGCATGCCTTGAACAGGAGTTCCCCGATACCGAGTCCTCGCGCATTTTCCGTCACCACGATATCCTCCAGATAGCCCACGCGCCCACGCCAGGTGGAATAGCGCTCATAGCACATGGCGATTCCGATGATCCCATCTTCTGATCGCTCCGCCACCCAGCCCCACCAAACTGCATCAGGCCCGAAACCCGCCTCGCGCATCTGCTCTTCCGTCACTGTCACCGCTTCCGGCTCCTTCTCGAATACCGCCAGCTCCTTTACCAGAGCCAGCATCTGCGGCACATCGCGGGCTTCCGCCTTGCGGATCGTGATCTCCATAGTGCCCAAAGATCGCGCACAGCCGATATTTGCAACGGATCAGTGTTGAGGATGATCATCATCTGATCATCAAATTATCTGATCATCTGATCGAAATGGCCAACATCACCACCCTCTCGGAATTCATCATCGAACGCGAAAAGGATTTCCCCTTCGCCACCGGTGATCTCACCCAACTGCTCACCTCCATCCGCTTGGCTGCCAAGCTGGTGAACCGGGAAGTGAACAAGGCCGGGCTGGTGAACGAGATCCTTGGCGAGACCAACGCGCACAATATCCAAGGCGAACGCCAGCAGAAGCTCGACGTCTACGCCAACGACCGCTTTATCAGCGCGATGCGCAACCAGGGCGCGGTCTGTGCCGTGGCCAGCGAGGAGGAGGATGAGCACATCGTCTTTGACAATCCTGCTTCACTGAACGGCAAGTACGTGGTGGCCATGGATCCGTTGGACGGTTCCAGCAACATCGACGTGAACGTTTCCATCGGTACCATCTTCTCCATCTATCGTCGGCTGGACCCGGAGAAGGTGACCTTGGATGATTTCCTGCAGCCCGGCAGTCAGCAGGTGGCGGCAGGCTATGTGGTCTACGGCAGCAGCACCATGCTCGTCTACACCACCGGCAGCGGAGTAAACGGATTCACGCTCGACCCTAGCATCGGCGTTTTCTGCCTCAGCCACCCGAACATGCAGGTGCCCAAGGACGGCAGCATCTACTCCGTGAACGAGGGCAACTATTTCGATTTCCCGGAGAATGTGCGTGGCTACATCGATGGCTGCAAAAAGAAAAAGATGAGCGCACGTTACATCGGCAGCCTGGTGGCGGACTTCCACCGCAACTTGCTGAAGGGCGGCATCTACATGTACCCAGGCACCGCCGACAAGCCGAACGGCAAACTGCGCCTGCTCTACGAAGCCAATCCGCTCGCCATGTTGATCGAGCAGGCCGGCGGCAGCGCCACCGACGGCACCACCCGCATTTTGGACCTTCAGCCCACGGAACTGCACCAGCGCTGCCCCTTGTTCATCGGCAGCACGGCAATGGTGGAGGAGGTGATGAAGGGGTAGTGTGTCCGCCCGCGCTTGCAGCGCGGGGCGTGCGAGGTAGGCGCTTGTAGCGCCAAACGACCCTACTCCACCATCATCCGAGCGATCAATGCCCGCACGCGGACGCGGTCCGTCATTCCGGAAATACGGTACTCCGTACGTGCCGTGAAATTGATCACCAGGTCCATGTCATCCGCCACGGCGAGGGTGAAGGGCCTTCCGCCGGACCAGCCCATGGCCAGATGCTCCAGACCCGGTAGATCACGGAAGATGTGCCGAGCCGGCGCATAACTCTTCATGGCTTCACCGGCGGTGCTCATCTGTTGCCCTTTCACCACGGTGCAGGGGACATGGCTTCGGTATAGCTTCCACGCCATAGCGTTCGCAGAGGCCGAGGTATATTTCCTTGGCGGAAGCTGTTTGAATACGTGGATGCTGTCGATACGCTGGGCTAGTGCATCGACAGTCCCTATCAGGAAGCTGAGTCCGAACAGAAGATAACGGAGCATACGTGCCATCGATGGTGCGAAGCTACCGGCATTACTTCCCGATCGGAAGTCTGGACCGGACCTTTTTGTTCCATTCATTTACTTGGTCGAGCCCATCTTTGTGGTCGATATGAGAAACACCCTGACATTCCTGCTCTTCGCCGCGTGTACCGCGACCTATGCCCAGCAATGGGAACTCGTCACGCCCATCAAGACCACCAGTGAATTCAAGAGTCTCGTGATGGTGAACGACCTGGTGGGTTATATCACCGACTGGCCCAATGGCGCGGTATTGTGCACGGAGGATGGCGGCGCGACCTGGCAGCGGCGCCTGAACTTGCTCCAGAACAAACCGCTGGCGCTCCACATGTGGGATGATGTGCGCGGCATCTGCGTGGGCAACAGCGGCACCGTATACCGCACCACCGATGGATTCCGCACGGCCACCTCTTCTTTCAATCCCACGTACGGCCACCTCAACTGTGTGTTCTTCCTCAACGATACGTTGGGCTGGGTGGGCACGCAGACCGGGAAGATATACCGCAGCACCGATGCCGGGGTTTCGTGGACGCTGATGCAGAGCGGCCAGAGCACCAGCAACTACATGACGGCGATCCAGTTCCTGAACCCCGACACAGGCTATGCCAGCTGCTACGCCGGTGAAATGCTGAAAAGCACCGACGGTGGCCTGACCTGGCTGAACGTGGGCCCCTTCGATCAGCTTGTGTTGATGCGCGACCTTCACTTCTACAGCACCCAAGAGGGCGTGGCGGTGGGCAGCGCAGGCGAGGTGATCCGAACCACCGACGGCGGGGTGACTTGGGATTCGATCCCTTCCAGCACCACGTACAGCTTGAACGCCATGGCCGTGCAAGGCGATGTGATCGTGGCCTGTGGCTGGTGGGGGCGCACGATCCGCAGCACGGACCGGGGCCAGACCTGGACGGAGATCCAAGTGGGCAGCTCCGAACACATGAGCGTGGCATTGACGCCGAGCGGCTACGGTTTGCTGGGCACCAACGGGCGCATCCAAGTGACCCACAACGCTGGCCTGAGCTGGGCGGTTTTGTTCGAGGGCACCTCCGCCGGTACTGTCAACAAGATGAGCTTCGCGAATGACAGCATCGGCGTAGCGGGCAACGGGCTGCGTACTACCGATGGTGGCCGCAAATGGGTAGCTGCACCCAGCGGTGGCCTGGGTGTCCACCTGCGTGCTGATGGCATCGGCTGCCGTGGTGGCAGCAGTGGCAGCTTCGGCCGCACCACGGACTATTTCGCAACGGGCATTAACGGCACCGGCCCCAACGTGGCCATCCGATGCACATGGAGCCTGAATGCCAACACGCACATCGTCGGCGGCGGTGCGGTGTACGGCGGCATCTACCGCACCACCAACAACGGTTCCACTTGGACGCATGTGCTCGATGTGGGCAACATCACCATCAGCGACCTCTGGTTCGTGGATGATCAGCAGGGCTATGCCGTGGGCGAGTACGGCGACAACTACCGGACCATGGACGGCGGCGTGACGTGGCAACCTTTGCCCCCCACGAGTGGCAGCTTGACCGTGTTCTTCACCGATGCGATGCACGGCTGGACCAAGCAGCACCGCACCACCGACGGCGGCGACACGTGGACATACATGGGCGGCACGCCGCAGACCACCATGAGCGTCTTTTTCACCGATAACGACACCGGATACGCGGTGGGCAGCACCGGGCAAACGGTGAAGTCCACGGATGGCGGTGTGACCTGGAACAATGCACTGCCGGACATCCTCAACGCGGGGATCACCGATGCCGCCTACGTGGACGGCTACATCGTGATAGGCGGTGCGTACGGAGACATCTACAGGGCGCAGGTGGGCTGTCCAAGCACGCCGCAAGTACCGGTCGTTACGGTGGACGGCACCACGCTCTGCACCGATCTCAACGGGCAGATCCAGTGGTACCGCAATGGAATTCCACTAGCTGGGAACACGACACAATGCATCACTGTTGAACAAGGTGGCGACTACCATGTGATCGTGGTGGACGGGTTCGGATGTACTTCCGCTCCATCGGTAGCCGTACCGGTGATCTTCACCGGGATCACTGGCGCCAACGCATCCTCCGCACGTCTCTTCCCGAACCCGGCGAACGGAATGGTACGCATCGAGCGCTCGGACAATGCACCCGCCATGCTGACGCTCACCGATCTGCAAGGACGCATCGTGCGGCAGGAAGCCATCAGCCGAAACCTCTGCACGCTCGATCTGGCCGACGTGAGACCCGGAGTGTATTTGGTGCGCATCGCCACGGCGGACAAAGCGGAAACGCTACGTTTGGTAAAGGAGTGATCGCACTTTTCGGCGGACCGCTCTTTCGCTACCTTGGCATCTCTGCGACCATGCCACAGCTCCATCTGCCCACCACCTCCCGACCGGCCACTGAACGACGTTCGCAAATAGCGCGCTGGTTCAATTCACGCGGCTTCAGCACTGCGGCTTTCGAAAAGGGAAAGCTTCGGGTGAGCACCTATCGCATGGGTGAACCGATCTACTTCAAACTGATCGACCACACGGGCCACGCTACCTACTACAAGGAAGCCACCGGCGGCGCACTGATCGTCTTCGAGGTGATGGCGGATGAGGAGCATATCTCCTACGAAGGCTATTGTCCGATCCTCCTCTTCGGCGTCTGGTCGAAGAAAATAGCCTTCAAACAAGGCGCAGGCCGGTTGACCAAATACCGCGACGAAGGCTACCGACTGGAACAGGAATTTCTGGCACACGTCCGCCAACTTTAAGTACGGCCGAAATAGAGATCTTCTGCTGTCATCATGGCGAAACCCGTTACCTACCTCCTTCTCTTCCGTGGCGTGGGCGGTGCCACGCAATTGCCCGTGGCACCGCTCCGCGAAGCGCTGACCAAGGCCGGCTTCACCGGGGCCACCACCTACATCAATAGCGGCAACGCATTGGTCCGAAGTACGCTCTCGCGGGAAAAGACCATTGCCAAAGTGGCCAAGCTGTGCAGGGAGCACTTTGGATTCGACAAGTCCATCTTCGCCCCTACCGCCGCGGAATGGCATGCGGTGATCGCCAACAATCCTTTTCCGGAAGTAACGGTGGGCAAGCAGTTGCATGCTGCGACGCTCGCCGCCACCCCGAAGCCTGAAGCCTTGGAAGCGATACGTGCGGTAGCCGTTGAAGGCGAAGGCTTGGTCATCGTGAACGATGTGGCCTACCTCCACACGCCGCACGGCTTCGGCACCTCCAAGTTCGCGGCCAAATTCGACAAGGGTATCGGCGTGGTGAACACCGCACGGAACTGGAACACGGTGCTGAAAATGATGGAGCTGGCGCAAGGTTTGGAGGGGTAGTAAGGGGCCGAGCCACACGCTACCTTTGCGCCACTCCCGAACCCGATGCCCGGAATATCCGGCACCGGGTTTTCGGGCATTTAGGCCTCTATGAATTTGACCTCCCTTTCCGACCTCCTCACCCTCTTCGCCAACGACCCGCGCAGCAAGCAAGCTACGGAAGCATTGACCGCATCGCATGCGCGCATCCGCCTGAGCGGATTGATAGGCAGCGGCCGCTCACTTGCCGCCAATGCCATCCGTGAGAAGCGCGGCGGTACGCATGTGTTCATCCTCGGCGATAAGGAAGAGGCAGCGTACTTCATGAATGATCTGGAGGCGTTGCAGGCAGTCCGTACAGGCGCTCCAAACGGAGCGCCTGTAGCGTCGACCCAGAGGGTGGACCGACTGTTCTTCCCCGCCCCTTCACGTTCCCCCTATGATCCCGAAGGCCACCAGGACGGCGATCGCGTGACCCGTACGGAAGTGCTGGAAACGTTAATGACCCTTCAGCAAGCTCAGGGTCCTTCGCAGCTCACCATCGTCACCTATCCGGAGGCTTTGGTCCCACTCGTAGTGGGGAAGGAGACGATGCAGAAGAACTCGTTGGCGATCAAGCGCAACGAGGAACTGCCGATCGACACCTTGGAGGAATGGTTGCACGAAACCGGCTTCGAGCGCGTGGAATTCGTTTACGAGCCGGGGCAGTTCAGCATCCGTGGCGGCATTGTGGACGTGTTCAGCTACGGCAATGACAAGCCTTACCGCATTGAGCTTTATGGTGATACCGTGGAGAGCGTGCGCCGCTTCGACCCGCAGGACCAGCTAAGTGTAGAGCGCCTGGCCGAGGCGGTGATCGTACCGGACCTGCAGGACGAAGACGCGGCGAAGCAACAGACCTTCTTTGCGCAACTCCCTGAGGATACCGTGATCTGGCTACAGGACCCGAAGGCGATCAGCGATACGGCCGTGAAGTCCTTGCAGTTGATGAACGATGTCTATGCTCGGACGCCGGAGAAAGGGAAGCACGCCAAGCCCGAGGAGCTATTGGCCAGTGATAGTGAGTTAGCAAAGGGACTATTGGGATTCCGGAAAGTGTTTTGGGGTTCCAGCCTCAAGCCTCAAGCTCCAAGCCGCAAGCTCGAGGCTGACGGCATGCAGCTTGAGGCTACCGAGATAGACTTCGGCCAAAGGCCTCAACCACCTTTCGCCAAAGACTTCAAGATCCTCAGCGGCGACCTGCACAACAAGCAGAACGCGGGCTTCACCAACCTGATCGCGTGCAACGGCGCCAAGCAGAGCGAACGCCTCTACTCCATCTTCCGCGACCTGGAGCACGAGGTTTCATTCACGCCCTTGGTGCTGGACCTCCACGAAGGCTTCATCGACGGTGAGCTGAAACTGGCGCTCTACACCGACCACCAGATCTTCGAGCGCTACCACCGCTTCCGGCTGAAGGAAGGTTTCCGCAAGAACTCGCAGGCGCTCACGCTGAAGGAGCTGACGCAGCTGAAACCCGGCGACCTCGTGGTACACATCGACCATGGCATCGGCGTGTTCAGTGGACTGGAGACAATCGATGCGGGCGGACAAATGCAGGAAGCGATCCGCCTGAAGTACCGCGACAACGACATCCTCTACGTCGGCATCCACAGCCTGCACCGCGTGAGCAAATACAGCGGCGAGGAAGGTGGCGCAGCGCCGAACGTGAGCAAGCTCGGCAGCCCCACGTGGAGGAGCCTGAAGGAAAAGACCAAGGCGAAAGTGAAGGCCCTCGCCTTCGATCTGATCAAACTCTATGCGCACCGCAAGAGCAAGCCGGGCTTCGCGTTCCTGCCGGACAACTACTTGCAGACCGAGCTTGAGGCGAGCTTCATCTACGAGGACACGCCCGACCAGGAGAAAGCCACTGCCGATGTGAAACAGGACATGGAAAAGCCCGTCCCGATGGACCGGCTCGTCTGCGGCGACGTCGGCTTCGGCAAGACGGAAGTGGCGATACGTGCGGCCTTCAAAGCGGTATGCGACAGCAAGCAAGTGGCGGTGCTGGTCCCGACCACCATCCTCGCGTTGCAGCATTGGAAGACCTTCACGGCACGCATGAAGGGCCTTCCCGTGCGCGTGGACTACATCAACCGCTTCCGCAGCGCGGCGGACCAGAAGCAGATCCTCGTGGACCTCAAGGAAGGCAAGATCGACATCCTCATCGGCACGCACCGCTTGGTGAGCAAGGACGTGAAGTACAAAGACCTCGGCCTGCTGATCATCGACGAGGAGCAGAAGTTCGGCGTGAACGTGAAGGACAAATTGAAGAC
Coding sequences:
- a CDS encoding GNAT family N-acetyltransferase is translated as MEITIRKAEARDVPQMLALVKELAVFEKEPEAVTVTEEQMREAGFGPDAVWWGWVAERSEDGIIGIAMCYERYSTWRGRVGYLEDIVVTENARGLGIGELLFKACAEEAVKRDYHHMTWQVLDWNKGAIRFYKRLGAELDGQWVNGRLDKAQLSKLAAQ
- the fbp gene encoding class 1 fructose-bisphosphatase encodes the protein MANITTLSEFIIEREKDFPFATGDLTQLLTSIRLAAKLVNREVNKAGLVNEILGETNAHNIQGERQQKLDVYANDRFISAMRNQGAVCAVASEEEDEHIVFDNPASLNGKYVVAMDPLDGSSNIDVNVSIGTIFSIYRRLDPEKVTLDDFLQPGSQQVAAGYVVYGSSTMLVYTTGSGVNGFTLDPSIGVFCLSHPNMQVPKDGSIYSVNEGNYFDFPENVRGYIDGCKKKKMSARYIGSLVADFHRNLLKGGIYMYPGTADKPNGKLRLLYEANPLAMLIEQAGGSATDGTTRILDLQPTELHQRCPLFIGSTAMVEEVMKG
- a CDS encoding sodium:proton antiporter, which produces MGTFATFSLLIVIAALFAYVNFRVLKLPSSIGLMFLALLFSVLLVAVGKMMPHVLGDMQSLVQHLDLSRLLMNNMLGFLLFAGAIHIKLDILRQEKWAVMALSTVGVITSTMLVGTVMFYLLAAFGIPMEYLHCLLFGALISPTDPIAVLGILKEAKVPPSLEMKIAGESLFNDGVAVVVFLTILEISESPASFGWSEVAVLFVQEAVGGIAFGLVIGYITFVMMRSIDNYKVEVLLSLAVVMGGYALAQALHVSGPLAMVAAGILIGNHGKKHAMSKITEEYVDKFWELIDEILNAMLFVLIGLELLVVKLDPIHFVVGGIAILLILVVRYVSVWVPAQLIRFKERMHHPTLLMLTWGGLRGGISIAMAISLGDTFDRGLWITLTYIVVTFSILVQGMTIGKLARRLAKRQKVQKANSPRSAR
- the mfd gene encoding transcription-repair coupling factor, which translates into the protein MNLTSLSDLLTLFANDPRSKQATEALTASHARIRLSGLIGSGRSLAANAIREKRGGTHVFILGDKEEAAYFMNDLEALQAVRTGAPNGAPVASTQRVDRLFFPAPSRSPYDPEGHQDGDRVTRTEVLETLMTLQQAQGPSQLTIVTYPEALVPLVVGKETMQKNSLAIKRNEELPIDTLEEWLHETGFERVEFVYEPGQFSIRGGIVDVFSYGNDKPYRIELYGDTVESVRRFDPQDQLSVERLAEAVIVPDLQDEDAAKQQTFFAQLPEDTVIWLQDPKAISDTAVKSLQLMNDVYARTPEKGKHAKPEELLASDSELAKGLLGFRKVFWGSSLKPQAPSRKLEADGMQLEATEIDFGQRPQPPFAKDFKILSGDLHNKQNAGFTNLIACNGAKQSERLYSIFRDLEHEVSFTPLVLDLHEGFIDGELKLALYTDHQIFERYHRFRLKEGFRKNSQALTLKELTQLKPGDLVVHIDHGIGVFSGLETIDAGGQMQEAIRLKYRDNDILYVGIHSLHRVSKYSGEEGGAAPNVSKLGSPTWRSLKEKTKAKVKALAFDLIKLYAHRKSKPGFAFLPDNYLQTELEASFIYEDTPDQEKATADVKQDMEKPVPMDRLVCGDVGFGKTEVAIRAAFKAVCDSKQVAVLVPTTILALQHWKTFTARMKGLPVRVDYINRFRSAADQKQILVDLKEGKIDILIGTHRLVSKDVKYKDLGLLIIDEEQKFGVNVKDKLKTLRATVDTLTLTATPIPRTLQFSLMGARDLSIISTPPPNRYPVQTNVHPYDEVVIKEAIDYELSRGGQVYFINDKVKNIEYVADMIRKLVPGARVAVGHGQLEGHKLESVMMDFIEGETDVLVCTTIVENGLDIPNANTIIVNEAQNFGLSDLHQLRGRVGRSNKKAFAHLLAPSPHLLPDLSRKRLQAIEQFSDLGSGIHIAMKDLDIRGAGDLLGAEQSGFVNDIGFETYHKILEEAVRELKDEHFKELFEDRQLARGATRYRADDCVLETDLRMMIPNDYVSETAERLALYRALDNLKDAEELEKFSASIADRFGPVPAQVQDLMEAIRLRWSGERLGLEKMKLKQGKLIGTFIADQKHPFFGSEIFTAILRAVQQQPRKFKVYEKNGTLRLSVGEVTTMQQAKEALEGVLAVAA
- a CDS encoding aspartate kinase, which produces MKVFKFGGASVKDAAGVRNLAEVVKRYGLDDLVIVVSAMGKTTNALEEVVWAWIDGRPTDDKVDALEQVHSEVLHEVAPHDEGAGKLLTNHFHALRAILKHPATKDIDLHYDQVVSFGELWSSVIVKAHLDASGITSAWWDARTVVRTDGRHRSASVDWEASADGAAILRAHVPDAPFRVVTQGFIGGAKDGTTTTLGREGSDFSAAIFAYLLDAESVTIWKDVAGMFNADPNRFADTTLLEHISYREAIELSYFGASVIHPRTLQPLQRKNIPLYVRSFLDAEVAGSTISDATDRDTLVPSFIVKPKQLLISITPRDLSFIVEENLSGIFKSFADRQVRIELMQNSALAFSVAVDDSPRARQLIEELRKDYEVRYNESCELITVRHYDEATLKRLLNGKEPLIEQRSRTTARFVVN
- a CDS encoding T9SS type A sorting domain-containing protein, which codes for MRNTLTFLLFAACTATYAQQWELVTPIKTTSEFKSLVMVNDLVGYITDWPNGAVLCTEDGGATWQRRLNLLQNKPLALHMWDDVRGICVGNSGTVYRTTDGFRTATSSFNPTYGHLNCVFFLNDTLGWVGTQTGKIYRSTDAGVSWTLMQSGQSTSNYMTAIQFLNPDTGYASCYAGEMLKSTDGGLTWLNVGPFDQLVLMRDLHFYSTQEGVAVGSAGEVIRTTDGGVTWDSIPSSTTYSLNAMAVQGDVIVACGWWGRTIRSTDRGQTWTEIQVGSSEHMSVALTPSGYGLLGTNGRIQVTHNAGLSWAVLFEGTSAGTVNKMSFANDSIGVAGNGLRTTDGGRKWVAAPSGGLGVHLRADGIGCRGGSSGSFGRTTDYFATGINGTGPNVAIRCTWSLNANTHIVGGGAVYGGIYRTTNNGSTWTHVLDVGNITISDLWFVDDQQGYAVGEYGDNYRTMDGGVTWQPLPPTSGSLTVFFTDAMHGWTKQHRTTDGGDTWTYMGGTPQTTMSVFFTDNDTGYAVGSTGQTVKSTDGGVTWNNALPDILNAGITDAAYVDGYIVIGGAYGDIYRAQVGCPSTPQVPVVTVDGTTLCTDLNGQIQWYRNGIPLAGNTTQCITVEQGGDYHVIVVDGFGCTSAPSVAVPVIFTGITGANASSARLFPNPANGMVRIERSDNAPAMLTLTDLQGRIVRQEAISRNLCTLDLADVRPGVYLVRIATADKAETLRLVKE
- a CDS encoding DUF1697 domain-containing protein encodes the protein MAKPVTYLLLFRGVGGATQLPVAPLREALTKAGFTGATTYINSGNALVRSTLSREKTIAKVAKLCREHFGFDKSIFAPTAAEWHAVIANNPFPEVTVGKQLHAATLAATPKPEALEAIRAVAVEGEGLVIVNDVAYLHTPHGFGTSKFAAKFDKGIGVVNTARNWNTVLKMMELAQGLEG
- a CDS encoding Hpt domain-containing protein, which gives rise to MVLPAQSRTSAADSLKAEVAEQRTSLVLADSTGDLPAAFSGRMRLVPLVSKTEAVKLLKQAFAIANDMGRPDLGSVAHRELAQRYDNAGNSASAYTEALLSDSLERLSAARQRDSLNDQHTMTMARLMAVKDSSVQAGAGRERRIAEALLEVQRNADRWMWIALATAGVGLLLVIGLLYRMGSTSRKLRTSIEALRSEIEALKKPVNRLKELPDREDVVCAIPESGLYEAPAIALDEAMDPVVVAMFRKSAPERLATLQQAREQADHAKVVRVVHSLKPQLISFDQERFTPLCARLMTTGAEQNKQLWSADLDALEAAISDLLIKAGH